GGCATATGTCGGCATGTCCAACCCCGAGGGGCTGCCGGTCGACATCGTCGTGCGCAGCACGGACGGCGCGGCGCCCAATGAGCTGCTCCAGCAGGCCTACGACGAGTTCTGCGCCGTCGCCGCCGCGTCCGGCAAGACGGTGTCCCTGGAGGCGCCGGCCGCGTCGTAGTGGCGTCGCAGTAGACTGCCCGCGCCTGATCGAAACCCCGGTCGAGCTCACATGCAATCCCGCTGGTCCGACGACGACGCGCGAGGCCTCGACCCGATAGGTCTCAGGGTCTACACCTCGCGGCTGATCGGCGCGGAAGCGGCGCTGGTGCTGCACGGGGGCGGCAATACGTCCGTCAAGCTCGACGACCACGACCACCGCGGACGCCCCTGCCGCGCCCTGGCCATCAAGGGCAGCGGGTCCGACCTGCGCACCATCGAGCCCGGCGACTTCGCGCGGCTGCATTTGGACGACCTTCACGCATTGCGTGCGCGGTCGGAGATGTCGGACGACGAGATGCTGGCCTACCTCGCACGCAGCTCGCTCGATCCCGATGCCCCGCGACCGTCGATCGAGACGCTGCTCCACGCGTTCCTGCCCGAGGCGTGGGTCGATCATTCGCATGCGGACGCCGTGCTCGCGCTCACAAACCAGCCGGACGGCCACCGCCTCGTGCGCGAGGTCTTCGGCGACCGGGTGGCGGTGGTGCCCTACATCCTGCCCGGATTCAAGCTGGCGCAGCTCACCGCCGACGTGTACGACGCGAATCCCGGAGTCGAGGGCCTGGTGCTCGACATGCACGGGCTGGTGACATTCGGCGCGACGGCGCGTGAGTCCTACGAACGACACGTCGAGCTGGTGTCCCTGGCCGAGGTCTATGTGCGGCCGCACCTGCCGGCGCACGGAAGCACGCCCGGCGACGAGGCGGCCGCGGCCAAGCTGGCGCCGGTGCTGCGCGGCACGCTCTCGACCTCGAAGCGAGTCCTGGTGCGGTGTGACGGCTCGCCCCGCGTGCGTGCGTTCGTCGACCGGCCCGATCTCGAGCAGATTTCCCAGCAAGGCCCGGTCACGCCCGACCACGTGCTGCGCACCAAACGGCTGCCGCTGGTGCTGCGCGCCACCGATTCCGACGGCGTGGGCGCCGCCGTGGCGGGGTACCGCGCGGCCTACGAGGGCTACGCGCGCGAGCACGGCGGCGCCGACGCGTTTCAGCACGACTCCGCGCCGCGCGTGGTGCTCGTTCCCGGC
Above is a window of Chloroflexota bacterium DNA encoding:
- the rhaD gene encoding bifunctional rhamnulose-1-phosphate aldolase/short-chain dehydrogenase encodes the protein MQSRWSDDDARGLDPIGLRVYTSRLIGAEAALVLHGGGNTSVKLDDHDHRGRPCRALAIKGSGSDLRTIEPGDFARLHLDDLHALRARSEMSDDEMLAYLARSSLDPDAPRPSIETLLHAFLPEAWVDHSHADAVLALTNQPDGHRLVREVFGDRVAVVPYILPGFKLAQLTADVYDANPGVEGLVLDMHGLVTFGATARESYERHVELVSLAEVYVRPHLPAHGSTPGDEAAAAKLAPVLRGTLSTSKRVLVRCDGSPRVRAFVDRPDLEQISQQGPVTPDHVLRTKRLPLVLRATDSDGVGAAVAGYRAAYEGYAREHGGADAFQHDSAPRVVLVPGIGMFTTGASWHEAGMVADMYRHSMDVIEAARAIGTYQALPADDLYDMEYWPLELYKLTRAPPERELARRVALVTGAGRGIGRAIAQALAADGAFVFVTDVDLDAATAVAEGITADGDRAQALQLDVTCERQTARAFEAVARNAGGVDIVVSNAGIAAAAPLDDLELDTWQSSLDVNATGHFLVCRAALRQMRAQGLGGSIVLICTKNALDPGAGFGAYSAAKAAQLQLGRVLAVEGGADGIRVNMVNPDAVFEGSGLWDADLRAGRAAAHGVAVEDLESFYSRRNLLGRRVTGPDVAAAVSFLASDRSAKTTGAVIPVDGGLRGAFPR